A stretch of the Streptomyces sp. NBC_01428 genome encodes the following:
- a CDS encoding ABC transporter permease yields the protein MFVAWRDLRFAKGRFTLMGAVVVLITLLVGLLSGLTAGLAEENTSAVTGLPADHLAFAAPPTGQSVSFTGAEVSSRAVRTWADRPGVVSAEPVGVRTLNASAGHRTAAVSSFAVRPGSGIAPAGVGPGRVVLSEKAATELSAGPGDRVTLGGTARTVAAVSGHAAYSHTPVVWTEPAGPATVIALRTDGADLAAGDRAAGTKTLAKADALTAIGSYRAENGSLQLMRGFLFAISALVIGAFFTVWTIQRSPDIAVLKALGASTPYLLRDALGQAALMLTAGTLLGTGLAAGAGALVRGVDVPFVLDGPTVLVPAAVLIALGTLGAGLSVRRITAVDPLTALGSAR from the coding sequence ATGTTCGTCGCATGGAGAGACCTCCGGTTCGCCAAGGGGCGGTTCACCCTGATGGGCGCCGTGGTCGTGCTGATCACCCTGCTCGTGGGGCTGCTGTCCGGCCTGACCGCCGGGCTCGCCGAGGAGAACACCTCGGCCGTCACCGGGCTGCCCGCCGACCACCTCGCCTTCGCCGCGCCGCCCACCGGGCAGTCGGTGTCCTTCACCGGCGCAGAGGTCTCCTCGCGCGCCGTACGGACCTGGGCCGACCGTCCGGGGGTCGTCTCCGCCGAGCCGGTCGGCGTGCGCACCCTGAACGCGTCCGCCGGGCACCGTACGGCCGCGGTGTCGTCGTTCGCCGTGCGGCCGGGCTCCGGGATCGCGCCGGCCGGGGTCGGCCCCGGCCGCGTCGTCCTCTCCGAGAAGGCGGCCACCGAGCTGTCCGCCGGCCCCGGGGACCGGGTGACGCTCGGCGGAACCGCGCGGACCGTCGCCGCGGTGTCCGGACACGCCGCGTACAGCCACACCCCGGTGGTGTGGACCGAGCCCGCCGGGCCGGCGACCGTGATCGCGCTGCGGACCGACGGCGCGGACCTGGCGGCCGGTGACCGGGCGGCGGGCACGAAGACCCTGGCCAAGGCCGACGCCCTCACCGCCATCGGCTCCTACCGGGCCGAGAACGGCTCCCTCCAGCTCATGCGCGGATTCCTCTTCGCCATCTCGGCCCTGGTCATCGGCGCGTTCTTCACGGTCTGGACGATCCAGCGGTCCCCCGACATCGCCGTCCTGAAGGCGCTCGGCGCCTCGACGCCGTACCTGCTGCGCGACGCGCTCGGCCAGGCGGCCCTGATGCTCACCGCCGGAACCCTGCTCGGCACCGGACTCGCCGCAGGAGCCGGCGCCCTCGTGCGCGGCGTCGACGTCCCGTTCGTCCTGGACGGCCCGACCGTGCTCGTACCCGCCGCCGTGCTGATCGCCCTCGGCACGCTCGGCGCGGGTCTCTCCGTCCGCCGGATCACCGCCGTCGACCCGCTGACCGCCCTGGGAAGCGCCCGCTGA
- a CDS encoding sensor histidine kinase, with product MNVPRRSPVLTTLRLCLYALLAGLLALAAVRSGDSAHPRGVVLSVIMTGAVFAAGSFSTRVRRSRRAAAVWLAALTASWLILVALSPDALWVAFPLYFLQLHLLPTRWSVPAVTLTAGAAIASFVAHGAPLTPGAFIGPLLGAAVAAATVLGYEALYQESERRRALIEELVATRAELAEAERTAGTLAERERLAHEIHDTLAQGLSSIQLLLRAAQRLLPPDAPAAPHLEQARSTAQDNLAEARRFVRALTPPGLDGGSLGAALERLCRAPAVGGPAVRFSVSGPPAALPTPYEVALLRIAQSALGNTLRHARADRAEITLSFMDTAVALDVVDDGVGFAPGAVGPYPGGGDEDRTDGGFGLPAMRSRAESLGGTFTVESAPGQGTAVAVTLPLPAAAEPAGNTPVSDGRRPRPHTVGSPA from the coding sequence ATGAATGTCCCCCGCCGCTCCCCCGTCCTGACCACCCTGCGCCTGTGCCTGTACGCCCTGCTCGCGGGGCTGCTGGCGCTGGCCGCCGTCCGGTCCGGGGACAGCGCCCATCCGCGGGGCGTCGTCCTGTCGGTGATCATGACCGGCGCGGTGTTCGCGGCGGGCTCGTTCAGTACGAGGGTGCGGCGCTCGCGCCGCGCGGCCGCGGTCTGGCTGGCGGCGCTGACCGCGAGCTGGCTGATCCTCGTCGCGCTGTCACCGGACGCGTTGTGGGTGGCGTTCCCTCTCTACTTCCTCCAGCTGCACCTGCTGCCGACGCGCTGGAGCGTGCCGGCCGTGACGCTGACCGCGGGAGCGGCCATCGCGAGCTTCGTGGCGCACGGCGCGCCGCTGACTCCCGGGGCGTTCATCGGACCGCTCCTCGGGGCGGCGGTCGCGGCGGCCACGGTGCTCGGCTACGAAGCGCTCTACCAGGAGAGCGAGCGCCGCCGTGCCCTGATCGAGGAACTCGTCGCCACCCGCGCGGAACTGGCCGAGGCCGAGCGCACGGCGGGCACGCTCGCCGAACGGGAACGGCTCGCCCACGAGATCCACGACACGCTCGCCCAGGGTCTGTCCAGCATCCAGCTGCTGCTGCGGGCCGCTCAGCGCCTGCTGCCCCCGGACGCCCCGGCGGCCCCGCACCTGGAGCAGGCCCGCTCGACGGCGCAGGACAACCTGGCCGAGGCCCGCCGATTCGTCCGCGCCCTGACGCCACCCGGCCTGGACGGGGGCTCGCTCGGCGCGGCGCTGGAGCGGCTGTGCCGTGCGCCCGCCGTGGGCGGTCCCGCGGTTCGCTTCTCGGTGAGCGGACCGCCCGCGGCTCTCCCGACGCCGTACGAGGTGGCTCTGCTGCGGATCGCGCAGTCGGCGCTCGGCAACACGCTGCGGCACGCGCGGGCGGACCGTGCGGAGATCACGCTCAGCTTCATGGACACCGCGGTGGCGCTGGACGTGGTCGACGACGGTGTCGGCTTCGCCCCCGGCGCGGTCGGACCGTACCCGGGCGGCGGGGACGAGGACCGTACGGACGGCGGCTTCGGGCTGCCCGCGATGCGTTCGCGCGCGGAGTCGCTGGGCGGCACGTTCACCGTCGAGTCGGCGCCCGGGCAGGGTACGGCGGTGGCTGTCACCCTGCCGCTGCCCGCCGCCGCGGAGCCCGCGGGGAACACGCCCGTGAGTGATGGCCGCCGTCCCCGGCCGCACACCGTCGGGAGCCCCGCGTGA
- a CDS encoding response regulator transcription factor: protein MSVRLLLADDHPVVRAGLRAVLSAEPDFEIVGEAPTAEAAVERALAGGVDVVLMDLQFGAGLHGAEATAAITARPGAPRVLVLTTYDTDADILAAVEAGACGYLLKDAPPEELSAAVRTAASGHSALAPAVADRLMDRMRAPAAALSRRELEVLELVKDGLSNQQISKKLFLSQATVKSHLVHIYAKLGVDSRTSAVAAATERGVIRRRG from the coding sequence GTGAGCGTCAGGCTGCTGCTCGCGGACGATCACCCGGTCGTCCGCGCCGGACTGCGCGCGGTGCTGTCCGCGGAGCCGGACTTCGAGATCGTCGGGGAGGCGCCGACGGCGGAGGCCGCGGTGGAACGCGCCTTGGCGGGCGGGGTGGACGTCGTCCTCATGGACCTGCAGTTCGGTGCCGGCCTGCACGGCGCCGAGGCCACCGCGGCGATCACGGCGCGCCCCGGCGCCCCGCGGGTGCTGGTCCTCACGACGTACGACACCGACGCGGACATCCTCGCCGCCGTCGAGGCGGGCGCCTGCGGCTACCTCCTCAAGGACGCCCCGCCCGAGGAGCTGTCGGCGGCCGTGCGGACGGCGGCCTCGGGTCACTCGGCCCTCGCCCCGGCGGTCGCCGACCGCCTCATGGACCGGATGCGCGCGCCGGCCGCCGCGCTGAGCCGCCGCGAGCTGGAGGTCCTCGAACTGGTCAAGGACGGCCTCTCGAACCAGCAGATCAGCAAGAAGCTGTTCCTGAGCCAGGCCACCGTGAAGTCCCATCTGGTGCACATCTACGCCAAGTTGGGCGTGGACTCCCGCACGTCGGCGGTGGCGGCGGCCACCGAGCGCGGAGTCATCCGCAGGCGCGGGTGA
- a CDS encoding DUF5955 family protein, which translates to MLRSLGQRPVTGSNEDPRVAELRTAVSRLRRELATHPAEFPDRGIAEDELAALAAMVAGGVPETPRLRRSLLLIAGSIGSVSALATRLADVRNAVDLFGEPPSENRR; encoded by the coding sequence GTGTTGCGGAGCTTGGGGCAGAGACCAGTGACGGGCAGCAACGAGGATCCGAGGGTGGCGGAACTGCGCACCGCCGTCTCCCGGCTGCGCCGTGAACTCGCCACGCATCCGGCCGAGTTCCCCGACCGGGGCATCGCCGAGGACGAACTGGCCGCGCTCGCCGCGATGGTGGCCGGCGGAGTCCCCGAGACACCCCGGCTGCGCCGCTCCCTGTTACTCATCGCCGGTTCGATCGGCTCGGTCAGCGCCCTCGCGACCCGCCTCGCGGACGTCCGCAACGCGGTCGACCTCTTCGGGGAGCCCCCGAGCGAGAACCGCCGCTGA
- a CDS encoding nucleotidyltransferase family protein has product MTENKDQVAGLLLAAGGGRRLGGRPKALLSHRGRPLIEHAVEVLRAGGCASVHVVLGAQAKEVRERAALSGCVLVDNPDWEEGMGSSLRAGLGSLADSGVPAALVSLVDQPGIGPEAVARVLGAYGSPRTLAAAAYDGERGHPVLFGADHWAGIAATATGDRGARAYLKAHQDAITLVECGDVARAFDIDTEADLVHLE; this is encoded by the coding sequence ATGACGGAGAACAAGGACCAGGTGGCCGGGCTGCTGCTGGCCGCCGGTGGCGGGCGACGCCTCGGGGGTCGCCCCAAGGCACTCCTGTCCCACCGGGGACGCCCCCTCATCGAACACGCGGTCGAGGTGTTGCGGGCCGGCGGCTGCGCGAGCGTCCATGTCGTACTGGGCGCGCAGGCGAAGGAGGTACGGGAACGGGCCGCGCTGTCCGGATGCGTGCTCGTGGACAACCCGGACTGGGAGGAGGGCATGGGCTCCTCGCTGCGGGCGGGGCTCGGTTCGCTGGCGGACTCGGGGGTACCCGCCGCCCTGGTGTCACTGGTCGACCAGCCGGGGATCGGCCCGGAGGCGGTGGCGCGGGTGCTCGGGGCGTACGGCTCGCCGCGGACGCTCGCCGCGGCTGCGTACGACGGGGAGCGCGGCCATCCGGTGCTCTTCGGCGCGGACCACTGGGCGGGGATCGCGGCGACCGCCACCGGCGACCGGGGTGCGCGCGCCTACCTGAAGGCCCATCAGGACGCGATCACACTCGTGGAGTGCGGCGACGTCGCGCGGGCCTTCGACATCGACACGGAGGCCGACCTGGTCCACCTTGAGTGA
- the aceB gene encoding malate synthase A, whose product MSAPAPSPLAIVDAEPLPRQEEVLTDAALAFVAELHRLFTPRRDELLARRAERRAEIARTSTLDFLPETAAIRADDSWKVAPAPAALNDRRVEITGPTDRKMTINALNSGARVWLADFEDASAPTWENVVLGQVNLIDAYTRNIDFTDPRSGKSYALKANEELATVVMRPRGWHLNERHLVAADGTPVPGALVDFGLYFFHNAQRLIDLGKGPYFYLPKTESHLEARLWNEVFVFAQDYVGVPQGTVRATVLIETITAAYEMDEILYELRDHAAGLNAGRWDYLFSIVKNFRDGGAKFVLPDRNAVTMTAPFMRAYTELLVRTCHRRGAHAIGGMAAFIPSRRDEEVNKVAFEKVKADKDREAGDGFDGSWVAHPDLVPIAMASFDAVLGDRPNQKERLREDVSVAAGDLIAVDSLDASPTYDGLVNAVQVGIRYIEAWLRGLGAVAIFNLMEDAATAEISRSQIWQWINAGVVFEHDGKTVAATPELAREIAARELADIRAEIGEEAFAAGSWQQAHDLLLKVALDEDYADFLTLPAYEQLAG is encoded by the coding sequence ATGTCCGCACCAGCGCCGTCCCCGCTGGCCATCGTCGACGCCGAGCCCCTGCCCCGGCAGGAAGAGGTCCTCACCGACGCGGCCCTCGCCTTCGTGGCCGAGCTGCACCGGCTGTTCACGCCCCGGCGTGACGAGCTCCTCGCCCGCCGTGCCGAGCGCCGCGCCGAGATCGCCCGCACCTCCACCCTCGACTTCCTCCCGGAGACCGCGGCCATCCGCGCGGACGACTCCTGGAAGGTCGCCCCCGCTCCGGCCGCGCTGAACGACCGCCGTGTCGAGATCACCGGCCCCACCGACCGTAAGATGACCATCAACGCCCTGAACTCCGGTGCCCGCGTGTGGCTCGCGGACTTCGAGGACGCCTCGGCCCCCACCTGGGAGAACGTGGTCCTCGGTCAGGTCAACCTGATCGACGCCTACACCCGGAACATCGACTTCACCGACCCGAGGTCCGGCAAGTCGTACGCCCTCAAGGCGAACGAGGAGCTCGCGACGGTCGTGATGCGCCCGCGCGGCTGGCACCTGAACGAACGTCACCTCGTCGCCGCCGACGGCACGCCCGTGCCCGGCGCCCTGGTCGACTTCGGCCTGTACTTCTTCCACAACGCGCAGCGGCTCATCGATCTCGGCAAGGGCCCGTACTTCTACCTGCCGAAGACGGAGTCGCACCTCGAAGCGCGCCTGTGGAACGAGGTGTTCGTCTTCGCGCAGGACTACGTCGGGGTCCCGCAGGGCACGGTCCGCGCGACCGTCCTGATCGAGACGATCACGGCCGCCTACGAGATGGACGAGATCCTCTACGAACTCCGCGACCACGCGGCCGGGTTGAACGCGGGCCGCTGGGACTACCTGTTCTCCATCGTCAAGAACTTCCGTGACGGCGGCGCCAAGTTCGTCCTGCCGGACCGCAACGCGGTGACGATGACCGCGCCGTTCATGCGCGCGTACACCGAGCTCCTCGTCCGCACCTGCCACCGGCGGGGCGCGCACGCGATCGGCGGCATGGCCGCGTTCATCCCCTCGCGCCGCGACGAGGAGGTCAACAAGGTCGCCTTCGAGAAGGTCAAGGCCGACAAGGACCGTGAGGCCGGCGACGGTTTCGACGGCTCGTGGGTGGCCCACCCCGACCTCGTCCCGATCGCGATGGCCTCCTTCGACGCGGTGCTCGGCGACCGGCCGAACCAGAAGGAGCGGCTGCGCGAGGACGTGTCGGTCGCGGCCGGTGACCTCATCGCCGTCGACTCGCTCGACGCGAGCCCGACGTACGACGGTCTCGTCAACGCCGTGCAGGTCGGCATCCGTTACATCGAGGCCTGGCTGCGCGGGCTCGGCGCGGTCGCGATCTTCAACCTCATGGAGGACGCCGCCACCGCCGAGATCTCGCGCTCGCAGATCTGGCAGTGGATCAACGCCGGCGTCGTCTTCGAGCACGACGGGAAGACCGTGGCGGCCACCCCGGAGCTGGCCCGCGAGATCGCCGCGCGGGAACTCGCGGACATCCGCGCCGAGATCGGCGAGGAGGCGTTCGCGGCCGGCTCCTGGCAGCAGGCGCACGACCTGCTCCTGAAGGTCGCGCTGGACGAGGACTACGCGGACTTCCTCACGCTGCCGGCCTACGAGCAGCTCGCCGGCTGA
- a CDS encoding SelT/SelW/SelH family protein translates to MTDPQRVQIEYCTQCRWLPRAAWLAQELLTTFETELDELSLKPGTGGVFVVRVNDEVVWDRREQGFPEPTAVKRLVRDRVAPERSLGHSDRTTD, encoded by the coding sequence ATGACGGACCCCCAGCGCGTACAGATCGAGTACTGCACCCAGTGCCGCTGGCTGCCCCGCGCCGCCTGGCTGGCCCAGGAACTGCTCACCACCTTCGAGACCGAGCTGGACGAGCTGTCCCTGAAGCCGGGCACCGGCGGCGTCTTCGTCGTCCGGGTCAACGACGAGGTGGTGTGGGACCGCCGAGAGCAGGGTTTCCCCGAACCCACGGCGGTCAAGCGCCTCGTACGCGACCGAGTGGCCCCGGAGAGATCCCTGGGCCACTCGGACCGTACGACGGACTGA
- a CDS encoding HipA family kinase — MLRDVTAVRYVTPLTAGGSVPGVVEADDLGTYVVKFTGAAQGRKALVAEIVVGELARALGLRFPELVLVHFDPAVGGHEPHQEVQDLLRASAGLNLGMDYLPGARDLTPEVARAFPVDPLEAGKVVWLDALTVNVDRTVHSSNLMVWPTLGVAPPRLWLIDHGAALVFHHRWDASAPEKAYDFRSHALGGYGPDTRAADAELAPKVTEELLRAVLAEVPDAWLTDEPGFAGPDALREAYVGYLLARVRASAAWLPTDFPSREQLAAEDADRAERTQQGRPDWLKRVPDLHGKPAAEQDWSVHLG, encoded by the coding sequence GTGCTCCGCGACGTGACTGCTGTTCGATACGTGACCCCGCTGACGGCGGGCGGCTCCGTTCCCGGGGTCGTCGAGGCCGACGACCTGGGGACCTACGTCGTGAAGTTCACCGGCGCGGCCCAGGGCCGCAAGGCGCTCGTCGCCGAGATCGTCGTCGGCGAACTGGCCCGCGCCCTCGGGCTGCGCTTCCCCGAGCTGGTCCTCGTCCACTTCGACCCGGCCGTCGGCGGGCACGAACCCCACCAGGAGGTCCAGGACCTGCTGCGGGCCAGCGCCGGGCTCAACCTCGGCATGGACTACCTGCCGGGCGCCCGCGACCTCACTCCCGAGGTCGCGCGGGCGTTCCCGGTCGACCCGCTGGAGGCGGGCAAGGTGGTCTGGCTGGACGCCCTCACCGTCAACGTGGACCGCACGGTGCACAGCTCGAACCTGATGGTGTGGCCCACCCTCGGGGTCGCGCCGCCCCGGCTGTGGCTGATCGACCACGGCGCCGCCCTCGTCTTCCACCACCGCTGGGACGCCTCGGCACCGGAGAAGGCGTACGACTTCAGGAGCCACGCGCTCGGCGGCTACGGCCCGGACACCCGGGCCGCCGACGCCGAACTCGCGCCGAAGGTGACGGAGGAGCTGCTGCGCGCGGTGCTGGCCGAGGTGCCCGACGCCTGGCTCACCGACGAGCCGGGCTTCGCGGGCCCCGACGCGCTCCGTGAGGCCTACGTCGGGTACCTCCTCGCGCGCGTGCGGGCCTCCGCCGCGTGGCTCCCCACGGACTTCCCGAGCCGTGAACAGCTCGCGGCGGAGGACGCCGACCGCGCGGAGCGGACCCAGCAGGGCCGCCCGGACTGGCTCAAACGCGTCCCTGACCTGCACGGCAAACCGGCGGCGGAACAGGACTGGTCGGTGCACCTCGGATGA
- a CDS encoding glycosyl hydrolase family 18 protein, with translation MRPAATIRPLAALTAVLAGAGALLATAVPAHADAAPLPAHVVAPYFETYQPDDISDLAAASGNKYLTLAFLQTEKKGSCTPYWDGDTSLPVGQAAFGGEIADLQGRGGNAIPSFGGYAADNGGTELADSCTDVNAIAAAFEKVVTTYNVPRIDLDVEDNSLTNTAGIDRRNQAIKKVQDWAAANGRSVQFSYTLPTTTSGLAASGLKVLKSAKTAGARIDVVNLMTFDYYDNATHHMADDTKTATAGLASQLATLHPEMTTAQIWASIGVTEMPGIDDFGAAETFTTADAAAVDSWAKTQGINTLSFWALQRDNGGCPGTGGSDTCSGIAQDTWAFSHAFADFSGPGTPVPDDFGVAVAPGAASVAPGGSTSATVSTSVVSGAAQQVALKVTGAPTGVTATLSPASVKAGATSALSVTTTSATAPGTYPLTITGTAGSTAHTATLTLTVTGTGGGGGGAVVNGGLETGSLAPWTCAAGSGITTTTAHTGTHALESVPSSSATGQCEQTLTLLPKTKYTLSGWVQGSYAYLGVSGGATASGWASSGTWTKVSVPFTTGTSGTVTVYLHGWYGQGAVHGDDLTVG, from the coding sequence ATGAGACCAGCCGCCACCATCCGCCCCCTCGCCGCCCTGACCGCGGTGCTCGCCGGGGCCGGCGCCCTGCTCGCCACGGCCGTCCCCGCACATGCCGACGCCGCTCCGCTGCCGGCGCACGTGGTCGCGCCCTACTTCGAGACGTACCAGCCGGACGACATCTCCGACCTCGCGGCCGCGTCCGGCAACAAGTACCTGACCCTGGCGTTCCTGCAGACCGAGAAGAAGGGGTCCTGCACCCCCTACTGGGACGGCGACACCTCGCTGCCGGTCGGGCAGGCGGCGTTCGGCGGCGAGATCGCCGACCTCCAGGGCCGGGGCGGCAACGCCATCCCGTCCTTCGGCGGTTACGCCGCCGACAACGGCGGCACCGAACTCGCCGACAGCTGCACCGACGTGAACGCGATCGCCGCCGCGTTCGAGAAGGTCGTCACCACCTACAACGTGCCCCGCATCGACCTCGACGTCGAGGACAACTCCCTCACCAACACGGCCGGCATCGACCGCCGCAACCAGGCGATCAAGAAGGTGCAGGACTGGGCCGCCGCCAACGGGCGCTCCGTCCAGTTCTCGTACACCCTCCCGACCACCACCAGCGGCCTGGCCGCCAGCGGTCTGAAGGTGCTGAAGAGCGCGAAGACCGCGGGCGCCCGCATCGACGTCGTCAACCTCATGACGTTCGACTACTACGACAACGCCACGCACCACATGGCGGACGACACGAAGACCGCGACGGCCGGACTCGCGAGCCAACTCGCCACGCTGCATCCGGAGATGACGACCGCGCAGATCTGGGCGTCCATCGGCGTCACCGAGATGCCGGGCATCGACGACTTCGGCGCCGCGGAGACGTTCACCACGGCCGACGCGGCGGCGGTGGACTCCTGGGCGAAGACGCAGGGGATCAACACCCTCTCGTTCTGGGCCCTCCAGCGGGACAACGGCGGCTGCCCCGGCACCGGCGGCAGCGACACCTGCTCCGGCATCGCCCAGGACACCTGGGCCTTCAGCCACGCCTTCGCGGACTTCAGCGGGCCCGGCACGCCGGTCCCCGACGACTTCGGGGTGGCCGTCGCCCCCGGCGCGGCCTCGGTCGCACCCGGCGGCAGCACCTCGGCCACCGTCTCCACCTCGGTGGTGTCCGGCGCGGCCCAGCAGGTGGCCCTGAAGGTGACGGGAGCCCCGACGGGCGTGACCGCCACGCTCAGCCCGGCCTCGGTGAAGGCCGGCGCCACCTCCGCGCTCTCGGTGACCACCACCTCGGCCACGGCGCCCGGAACCTACCCCCTCACGATCACCGGCACGGCGGGCTCCACCGCGCACACGGCGACGCTCACCCTGACCGTCACCGGCACGGGCGGCGGTGGCGGCGGAGCCGTCGTCAACGGCGGTCTGGAGACCGGCTCGCTCGCCCCGTGGACCTGCGCCGCGGGCAGCGGGATCACCACCACGACCGCGCACACCGGCACGCACGCCCTGGAGTCCGTGCCCAGCTCCTCGGCGACCGGCCAGTGCGAGCAGACGCTGACGCTGCTGCCGAAGACGAAGTACACCCTCAGCGGGTGGGTGCAGGGCTCCTACGCCTACCTGGGCGTGAGCGGAGGCGCGACGGCCAGCGGCTGGGCCTCGTCCGGCACCTGGACGAAGGTCTCGGTGCCGTTCACGACCGGCACCTCCGGCACCGTGACCGTGTACCTGCACGGCTGGTACGGCCAGGGCGCGGTCCACGGGGACGACCTCACCGTCGGCTGA
- a CDS encoding nucleotidyltransferase domain-containing protein, which yields MTGDDVLEILDVLRAAGTDVWIGGGWGIDALLGRQTRPHRDLDLMHREEQEPAVVAALAGAGFAESLDQRPVRFVVADATGREIDLHPLVFASDGSATQASPEPGHPFRCPASCFVTGTVRDSTVPCLSAEQQVSFHQGYEPSDRDRHDMARLREAFGIATHF from the coding sequence ATGACGGGCGACGACGTGCTGGAGATCCTGGACGTCCTCCGAGCCGCCGGAACGGATGTCTGGATCGGCGGCGGATGGGGTATCGACGCACTCCTGGGGAGACAGACCCGGCCCCACCGGGACCTGGACCTCATGCACCGCGAGGAGCAGGAGCCGGCGGTCGTCGCCGCCCTCGCCGGAGCGGGTTTCGCCGAGTCGCTCGACCAGCGGCCGGTGCGCTTCGTCGTCGCCGACGCGACGGGACGCGAGATCGATCTGCACCCTCTGGTCTTCGCATCCGACGGAAGCGCCACCCAGGCCTCCCCGGAACCGGGGCACCCGTTCCGCTGTCCGGCGTCCTGCTTCGTCACCGGCACCGTTCGAGACAGCACCGTTCCGTGTCTCTCCGCCGAACAGCAGGTCTCCTTCCACCAGGGGTACGAGCCGTCGGACCGGGACCGCCACGACATGGCCCGGCTCCGCGAGGCGTTCGGCATCGCCACGCACTTCTGA
- a CDS encoding IucA/IucC family protein gives MDRVDFKPTVFPALTRGDTDEAADAYAAAPLLNCLLREVAEPTPEPGVHRLPGGGALLRVRGTRRPVEPEVHADGAWRPLGHPELVRLTADELFRATGVANTELPAEMTGSRDVVAALLRARARTTPPRDPYRRSEQSLILGHPHHPAPKIRGGGPAADWLPYAPEAYASFPVDLLAVREDAVVEDGDTTALDAFGEAPPGYRLLPAHPWQLALTRSSPAIREAFADGRLLRLGRTGRLLWPTAAIRTLYAPDEDLFVKFSLDVRITNDIRRLWRHDLLKLRATDAATAAAFASLGGPAAWLSDRGYRTAAFAFEELAVLVRDGFAGHLLPGATPLLAAALVEGFEGSPLDRLTDPADWWAAYLRQVVPPVLEAFARHGVVVEAHLQNTVVAVDAQGLPVQALFRDAEGVKLLPGVTREAGWERLVYCLVVNHLAELAALLAERFPGADPWPAVRAELLRHATDGDLPEIAALLTSPTLPGKTNLLLRWTDADGADARYVPLPNPLATS, from the coding sequence ATGGATCGCGTGGACTTCAAGCCGACCGTGTTCCCCGCACTCACCAGGGGCGACACGGACGAGGCCGCCGACGCGTACGCCGCCGCGCCGTTGCTCAATTGTCTCCTTCGCGAAGTCGCGGAACCCACACCGGAACCGGGCGTTCACCGCCTGCCCGGCGGCGGCGCGCTGCTGCGGGTACGAGGCACCCGACGTCCCGTCGAACCCGAGGTGCACGCCGACGGCGCCTGGCGCCCGCTCGGTCACCCGGAGCTGGTCCGGCTCACCGCCGACGAACTGTTCCGCGCCACCGGAGTCGCCAACACCGAACTGCCCGCCGAGATGACCGGCAGCCGGGACGTCGTCGCCGCGCTCCTGCGGGCCCGCGCGCGGACGACGCCGCCGAGGGATCCGTACCGCCGTTCCGAGCAGTCCCTGATCCTCGGCCACCCGCACCACCCCGCGCCCAAGATCCGCGGCGGCGGCCCCGCGGCCGACTGGCTGCCGTACGCCCCCGAGGCGTACGCCTCCTTCCCCGTGGACCTCCTCGCGGTGCGCGAGGACGCCGTCGTCGAGGACGGCGACACGACCGCCCTCGACGCGTTCGGCGAGGCCCCGCCCGGTTACCGGCTGCTGCCCGCCCACCCCTGGCAGCTCGCCCTCACCCGGTCCTCCCCGGCGATCCGCGAGGCCTTCGCCGACGGCCGGCTCCTGCGCCTCGGACGCACCGGCCGCCTCCTGTGGCCGACGGCGGCCATCCGTACGCTCTACGCCCCCGACGAGGACCTGTTCGTCAAGTTCAGCCTGGACGTGCGGATCACCAACGACATCCGCCGGCTGTGGCGGCACGACCTGCTGAAGCTGCGCGCCACGGACGCGGCGACCGCCGCCGCCTTCGCCTCCCTCGGCGGCCCCGCCGCCTGGCTGAGCGACCGCGGCTACCGCACCGCCGCCTTCGCCTTCGAGGAACTCGCCGTCCTGGTCCGCGACGGATTCGCCGGCCACCTCCTCCCCGGGGCCACCCCGCTGCTCGCCGCCGCCCTCGTGGAGGGGTTCGAGGGCAGCCCGCTCGACCGCCTCACCGACCCCGCCGACTGGTGGGCGGCCTACCTCCGTCAGGTGGTGCCCCCGGTCCTGGAGGCGTTCGCCCGGCACGGCGTCGTCGTCGAGGCCCACCTGCAGAACACGGTCGTGGCCGTCGACGCCCAGGGCCTGCCCGTCCAGGCCCTGTTCCGGGACGCGGAAGGCGTGAAACTGCTGCCCGGAGTGACCCGCGAGGCCGGCTGGGAACGCCTCGTGTACTGCCTGGTCGTCAACCACCTCGCCGAACTGGCCGCGCTGCTCGCCGAGCGGTTCCCCGGCGCGGACCCCTGGCCCGCCGTACGGGCGGAACTCCTGCGCCACGCCACGGACGGGGACCTCCCCGAGATCGCCGCCCTGCTCACCTCACCCACCCTGCCCGGCAAGACCAACCTGCTGCTCCGCTGGACGGACGCGGACGGCGCGGACGCCCGCTACGTGCCGCTGCCGAACCCGCTGGCCACGTCGTGA